From the Cololabis saira isolate AMF1-May2022 chromosome 24, fColSai1.1, whole genome shotgun sequence genome, the window CACCAGGCAGCAGGTTAGTGCTGTCTGGAAATATGTCTGTTTTATCTGTATTAACACGTTTACAAGTGTGTACTTGTAACATCTTACAAGCACAACTGAAAGTGAAGAACGAGCTTCCTTTAAGGGTTACATTTCAGTcttttacaagtaaaagtacacTAAAAATTAATCTCTAAAGCTCCTTAACAAGCGTGCTTCCCTGCAGTGGAGTGGAATTAATGAGTGCCTGTGGGGGGTTAACTGGTCCATCTTACTGTGGTCAAAGTTCACACTCCTTCAAAGTAGGTCACTGTAAAGGTTTACCAAGACTAGTACAGATGTGGTCAGTGTTTCCTTTGTCCGTTTTCCTTATTGAACATGACCTTGTACCACAAGCTCTTAGCTGCCAAAGAGCAAAATCACTCCGTCTCAGTTTAGATCTTCATGTTACCATATTTAGTTTGCCTTTCCAGTAATTTCATTTAAATTGTCTTTTACGTAACTTGGGGAGATTTGCAGTGAATCCTGGGAAATTCTTCAGCATAGCTTTCAGTCCAAGACTGGATATTAGTATAGTTGAAATGAGTCAGAGagatttataatttaatttggtTGCTTATTAGCTGagaatgttttaaataaagaaGACTAGGCAGTTTGTTGAGTTTACTGTTTTCCTCCATAGTTTGGCTATCACTTGTGTCATAAGCATATATATTCATGTCCACTCTGCCATGCAGTTCAGTTTAAAGAAAAACTCCCATATGGAAATTTTAAAGTGTCCTGCATTAAGAGCATTAAGTCAGCAGTCTGAGATGCAGCTATTAGTAGATTGAAAGATGgctaagtttagtttagttgagtttatttatttagcaatactataagacaaattgaacaaaaaatgaaaaacaatgaaacaatatgcaaggaaaggaagaagcctggtggcttatatagaatcctttccatatatgaataaaaaataaaacaaaagctacacaagggggagtaaaaaaaaacaaaaaaatacaaaagaaaatgtagctcagatcaaataatgaacattacaaagatgaaacaataaaaaaagttctttaaatgtttgtttttttaataaactaataaacttatattattattattattattattacttatatatttatatttttatactgtgctttttatacttatttattcctcttatttcgattgcttcctttgcactttggtgggaacatcccaaccaatctcattgtaacctgagcacaatgacaataaagtctattctattcatcacaaataaaccattttttgtatttgtatttgtatttatttaaaaaaaaacaacagaaaaaaacaactttttcacCATTTTAAAGCGCATAATAAGAAGTGGGCAAACCTCTGTGATTTCACACATGGGGTGGCTCGGCTAGCTGTTGCTTGGCTAAGCGGCTCCAGACCTCCAGACGTCTGGGCAGACGTAGCAACTCAACAATTACCTAGTTAGTCAATCTGGAAGGGTCCAAACCTGGACGATGGCTCTTAATTATCAAGATACAAGCAGAGAAAAGTTCTGTGTCATATCTTGGGAACTAGTAATCGGCAGACTTGGCGTGCTCACTCAAAAAGAGCAAAAGTGTGTCACCGGGTGCCAGTCcaaaaaaacatatcaaaaaatcaaaatccgACAGCATTCACTTGAAGTACAAAACTTTAATATATGGTTAAATCActgcacagcagcagaaaaTGAAATAGGCCTCTCGTTGGAGGAGTTTCCTATCTCTGTCCCCTCCCCTTAGAAGGGGCTCGACTACCTCAATCCCCATGAACCTCAGGCTGTAGACACCATGGCCAGCTGCattaaggctgaaatatgcttctgcgtcaaaccaacgcagagcacacgccgcagccgtgacgccgtgctgaacccttcggacttctccgtctctccatttggtcgcggtgcagtaccccccgcggccactagttagcgatctttttctgaatggtttatccgactttttccggtcacagtaaatcaaagaaataaggacaactattgtgcaaaaaacaaaaacaaaaaaaatcacacataaacgaagaaaagagccctggaagttcactactgcttcaaaccggaaaccggaaatgcttcgctttcaaacgaaccaatcacagccctctcggtctgcgtgtggacggcgtctccttgacgcgtagttacaattttcaggaggggcacgtcagagacggcgcaggtgacggcgtgtcctctgcgtcgatccaaaccacacgccgtaggcacggcgtcattttgatgcagaagcataactgagcctttaaAATGTCTGGCGATAGGTGACTTTTCATCCAGGTTTCTAATGTTACTTTTATGTTCTGAGATTCTGATTTTTAGTTCTCTCTTAGTTTTTCCTACATAACGTGTGTGGTTTTACATGTGATTAAGGTGTCACTGTCACCTTAATTTTCTTacctgtgtgcaggtgtgtaaaATGGTCCCCCTTTAATCATTGAATTACAATTCACACAGTTCAAACAAGTAAAGTTTCCCGGGGGCAAGGAACTCAAAAAGATCCCTCAGTCTAGTCAGAACTCTATGGTTTTATTTACCAATTTTTCTCCTGTTTCTCAGGTTATTAAAGACTGCGTCAAAAAGCACTGGCATATTCTGTCAAGCGACCCTGTCGTTGGACATGAGTTTGTTAACCCTCCTTTATTCGCCTACAAGCGATCGAGTAACTTGAGGGATAAACTAGTAAAGACAGATTTATATGTCAAACCCTCACATTTTTTGAGTTCCTTGCCCCCGGGAAACGTTACCTGTTTGAACTGTGTAAATTGTAATTCAATGATTAAAGGGGACCATTTTACTGTcagattttgattttttgataTCTTGGGAACTAGGAATggccgatattttaccgttcacgatataccgtccaaaaattccccacaataagaatttgtcatctcgcggtaaaaatgataaattcccattgatgacgtttttgtgtaaagtcggatttatggttctgtgttaaatccacgcggaggaaggaaggaaggaaggaaggaaggaaggaaggaaggaaggaaggaaggaaggaaggaaggaaggaaggaaggaaggaaggaaggaaggaaggaaggaaggaaggaaggaaggaaggaaggaaggaaggaaggaaggaaggaaggaaggaaatcagccagaaagaaagaaagaaataaatgagccagaaaagaaagaaagaaagaaagaaatgagccagaaagaaagaaagaaagaaagaaatgagccagaaaagaaagaaagaaagaaatgagccagaaaagaaagaaagaaagaaagaaagaaagaaatgagccagaaaagaaagaaagaaagaaagaaagaaagaaatgagccagaaaagaaagaaagaaagaaaagaaagaaagaaagaaagaaagaaagaaagaaagaaagaagaaagaaatgagccagaaaagaaagaaagaaagaaatgagccagaaaagaaagaaagaaagaaagaaagaaagaaagaaagaaagaaagaaagaaagaaagaaagaaaggaaagaaagaaagaaagaaagaaagaaagaaagaagaaagaaagaaagaaagaaagaaagaaagagataattcctgttgatgacgtttttgtgtaaacaaacatggcagatctgagagcgagatagatttatagttaaaaagatggagttgaattggtatttttttatcgtcatttttatcgttatcggataaatgccagaaattatcgtgatacattttttagtccataccgcccatccctattggGAACTAAACCTGAAGCTTGAATCCATGACACTGTTTTCCAGGTGACCAACGAGATCACTCCGGTGCTGACGTACTCCTACATGGTCGTGCTGGTGCCGGCCTTCCTGCTGACGGATTTCCTGCGCTACAAGCCGGTCCCTGGTCGTCCAGGGCATCAGTCAGGTGGTGATCTGGATCATTCTGCTCCTGGGCACCACCCTCTTCCAGATGCAGCTCATGGAGTTCTTCTACGGCATCACCATGGCCTGCCGCGTGGCCTACTCCTCCTACATCTTCTCCCTGGTCAGCCCGGTGCTCTACCAGCGCGTGGCCAGCTACTCGCGCTCCTCGGTCCTCTTTGGGGTCTTCACCAGCTCCGTGCTGGGCCAGCTGTGCATGTCTCTCGGAACATTACCTACTACACCCTCAGCACCATCTCGTTGGGTTTTGTCGGCTTCGGCCTGCTCCTCTCCTTCTGCCTGCCCTGGCCGAAGCGCTCCTTGTATTTCAATCGGACGAAGAACCAGGAGCAGAAGGAGCCGGCGCCAGCAGCCAACAAGTCGGAACTGGACCAAATGAACCCGAAAGACGGCGGTCCGCCTGCCGCGTCGCGCTGGAAGGATTCCCTTTTTGTGCAGATGCTGCTGGAGGTGAAAAACGTGTTGAGGAGGCCCAACCTGAGGCTGTGGTGCCTGTGGTGGGTGTTCAACTCCACCGGCTACTACCTGGTGCTGTTCTACGTTCACATCCTGTGGAGCAAAATCAGCAGCGCTACTGGCAACAAAAACGTTTACAACGGGGGagtggaggcagcttcaacacTACTGAGTGAGGCATTCAAGTCACACATACTTGTCCTGAAAGTTATTTCCCCTGACACACAACCCCAGCTTAGAAATAATATATGAACTACTCTGTGTtaggaatgaaagaaagaaagaaagaaagaaagaaagaaagaaagaaagaaagaaagaaagaaagaaagaaagaaagaaagaaagaaagaaagaaagaaagaaagaaagaaagaaagaaagaaagaaagaaagaaagaaagaaagaaatgagccaaaaagaaagaaagaaatgagccagaaagaaagaaagaaattagccagaaagaaagaaagaaagaaaatgagccagaaagaaagaaagaaggaaggataaattcccgttgatgacgtttttgtgtaaagctgatttatggttctgcgttaaaacgacgcacaacgtacgtgaaggaaggaaggaaggaaggaaggaaggaaggaaggaaggaaggaaggaaggaaggaaggaaggaaggaaggaaggaaggaaggaaggaaggaaggaaggaaggaaggaaggaaggaaggaaggaaggaaggaaggaaggaaggatagatatgagccagaaagcaagaaagaaagtaagaaagaaagaaatgagccagaaagaaagaaagaaatgagccaaaaagaaagaaagaaagaaaatgagccagaaagaaagaaagaaagaaatgagcaagaaagaaagaaagaaagaaaatgagccagaaagaaagaaagaaatgagccagaaagaaagaaagaaagaaagaaagaaagaaagaaagaaagaaaatgagccagaaagaaagaaagaaagaaagaaagaaagaaagaaaatgagccagaaagagaaagaaagaaagaaagaaaatgagccagaaagagaaagaaagaaagaaagaaagaaagaaagaaaatgagccagaaaaagaaagaaagaaagaaagaaagaaagaaagaaagaaagaaaatgagccagaaaaagaaagaaagaaagaaagaaagaaagaaagaaagaaagaaagaaagaaagaaagaaagaaagaaagaaggataaattcccgttgatacgtgtttgtgtaacaaacatggcggatctgagtcattacaggtgtgactcatttaattggtttttatcaattcaatttaattggtgtagtttagtagcatttagtatcttttagagccgtgttttgggggctccaaagactgaatgtggtgatagatttatagttacaaaggtggagttgaattgtttgtttttttttatcgtcatttttatcgttatcgggataaatgccagaaatgatcgtgatacatttcttgtccataccgcccatccctactctgtGTATGAAAAGCCTCAAAAACCTGCCCAGATGGTTCACAAGTTTCCGGTTTTCTTGGTCCTGTGAGCCTGTTATGTGGTGAACAACACAAGCCTGGAGTAGCAACTGTCAGTGCAGGATAAGGACGTCTGTCTGAACACGTGCTAAGCTGTGATTTAAAAAGTTGCTACACTTGAACGGGTTGAAAGGGTTGTCTGCAATAAAACTGCTCCGTCATCCGCTTTTAAAAGATTACGTCAGTTATTGAGGTTGAAACAGCTGTAAAGCACAAAGGTAACAGATTGTTTAAATAACCGGGATGTCATGTGGGGGCCATAAAGCCCTTAATTGCAAAAGAAAGTATGACAGTAGCGATAATGAGGCAGACGTTCCCAGCAGTAGTGAGAATCTACTGTGAAAGTAGATTTAAAGTGGTATTAGTGGATGTAAACATGTGACAGTAGAAAATAACAATGATTAACTGGAGAGGGAACGATGTTTTCTTTATCTGCAGGTGCGATAATATCCTTCATAGCCGGCTTTGTGAAGATCCGCTGGAACCTGTGGTCGGAGCTGGTCATCGGAGTTATCACCGGGGCCCAGGCGGGTCTGCTGCTCCTCATGGTCAGCACAGAAAACATCTGGGTCTGCTACGTCTCCTACGTGCTCTTCAGAGGTGTCTACCAGTTCCTGGTGCCCGTCGCCACGTGAGTGCAGAGGAAAACACGCCTCTTAGGGATcagctaggcctgtgttgaaaaaatcgatttcccaattctaaatggattctcatattaattcctaaaaatcgattcatatgtctaaagatcgattttttattttttagggtttttttaaattttttttatttttatttttttactttatttatgttttttttttttttcatcattacattacaacttttggttatttttttgtttatccccaaaaaaggaatgttttgttggacacgagaataactggtgccatgtttttgcctttaaatatgtttaaaggtatgaaaacattaaagtgttaggttataattgcataaattgtgtatatttcattactttatatactgtcttggggttacatttgcaaaaaatgctaaaaaccaaatgctcaagaattaaaaaccaaaatagaccgaaaatggaacaaataaaaacggaatgtgggaaaaaataaaaccgattccatccgtctctgtttcctccctggatctgtttgataattctgacccacgatgtttctgaaagcagttctatcagcattctgggagctgattggtccttacagcatcattagctgccaatacttgctgtttaatctcaatataatactagtagtaatattttgcataactacagtcatataattcatgcaacagctcaaaaaacagttttaataacactaacccaaatcaatatcggaatcgaattggatcagatcgaatcaaatcttgataatcgattctgaatcttaagaatcggaatcgaatcgattcttgacatttgaatcgatccccagccctaggttCAGCCTTAAAGTGGGGTGTGATCGTTTTGGTCTGAAATGACCATTTTTGCTGGAATCTCTGCTGGAATTTAGACAAACAAACTGGAAATCTCTTCAAAGTGTTTTTGAGAGTCAGCGACAGGGATGGTGACCGATGTGCATCTCATGAATTTCTGTCTCCTCAGCTTCCAGATCGCATCGTCGCTCACTAAGGAGCTGTGCGCCCTGGTGTTTGGCATCAACACCTTCTTGGGAACACTACTGAAGAGCATCATCAGTCTCATCATCTCAGACAAGAGGGGGCTGGGCCTCGATGTGCAGGCACAGGTGATATTTCACTACTTTTAACAGCGTTAAGCTTCATGTGTCACTATTGCAGCTTAAACTCGGCGCTTAAAATCTATCAGTCAGtacggttacatgcacatctaaatcgagCCATTAACTGCAGTTTCTGGGAAATATGAGTATACATGCGCAAGGAGAGACCTTTCTCTTAGTGCGTATAGACGTACTGAGCGTGTCCAACAACTGGGAGGAAAAGATAATGTGAAGATCTTGTCTCAGCGGAAAAGAAAGGCAAGGCACAGTTGAGTTTAAGGAGAATAAAAAGTTAAGCTGCTGGGGCAAAGTTCAACTTCTGTTTATCATTTTCATAAGTGAATCTCAGCAGGAGTCACATTCTTTTGCCTTCAAgtcatgtctttttgttactttcttccttttttaataataaaaggGAGGCTGAGCAACGACATTTGTTCaaacagaaagtaaaaaaaaaacgcttcCCACAAAAGGCGCCTAATGATTCGTTTTCAGCATTTACGTTTTGATTCCAGCTTTCAGTCTGCTACGAGTAAAACTAGTCCAGGAAGTACAAACAGTTCAGCTCACAAACagagtcctggggcctcatgtactaagagtgcggcgcacaaaaaacgtgcgtacgccactttcaacgctcacggtcggatgtacaaagaatgacgtgaactagaaagctgcggtccttcactcacacaccaaggctgttgtacgcacttttctgaggttttgtccgttggcgacactcactggtgatgcagtgaagtgcagaatatgaggaaacatgacgtcaacaataaattcacgaccacgtgaaggacatgacagtccccacatcaccagataaattacacaagagtggagctgcaacaatctcacaatcaaccacatgatctgaacaaaccactaaaggagctcaacgatggaacctgcaaatcccgatggagctttggctccgttagaggaacctgctgatggcaggatcaggagcgagtcttcagggaccagactgatctgctggtccaggatgaagactggaccatcagctggtttagtctggacctgctggtccaggactaagactggaccatcagctggttcaggtaccaagaggatcttctggatctctgctctgaactggaccagctgctccggttcagaccaacatgatgcttcagctggagctgcaggtcggacatctgtctgtcgtcatgacgaccgtatgggaggactactgataaaagccagatcctaaacatcccataactgtgtctggacagaaatacattaaaattaattttgaagcaaaaaccgcgttgtgccaaaaagtgattgtctgccagaatctgatttcttctgatttgtggccgcgggagcgcgcacagcagcccgttgagcgagagcgctaaacagtcagatttcagattatgaagctcaagaatgagatcaagtcatatttaggcagaaacaacctttcattaactgtatttggccttcaatcactttttggcacgacacctgtctctcctcctgcggatgcaacactccgagttacagcaattttgctctttatttctcacgtttgcacctcgataatcccgtcggcacaaattgtctttatttctgcagcggaggaatcagatcgtaatgcttcatgttttaaatataaatgtattttgttcacattgttatacttatgagaggggtgatcgcggacatccataatgtgtaagactATTTAAAAGTGTACAaccgttagtatataatatgcatgacaataaacaacgaggagccgtttttcatccaccaaaaattctggtgtcggttcttaaaatacaaacaagaaaagcagagtgtaatgatgcactaacgctgcccataaacattaacaaacccgtacgatcataataaaaccacaactcttcaccgaacgcaacgcaaagcaaagaacaccataatttaggtgtcaaactgaatcccagaagggccggtgtcctgcatgttttagatgtttccctgctttaacacacctgattctaattaatcatcatcaccaacttgtcatcaaagtctggatagttctgttgatgacacagtcacttgtatcatggtgcaatgaagcagggaaacatctaaaacatgcagggacaccggcccttgaggactggagtccgacacccctaaatgccccaaaatgaattatttattccagctcagatcattttcttgttaggatgagcggtttttaatggataattatcttcatatcatattcaaacatatatttgagggaggagacaaggcggagtgttgtgctcccgcatgtgcgctcaaatccacgctgattgggatgtacagagaaacctgcgtggatttgggcgtacgcacagctttgtacatatgaatttttgcggtcttgttaattccacgcacggattcacgttgaaatccacgcactcttagtacatgaggcccctggacttgGCCAGCCAGTTGAAAATGGGCTGTTTTGGGGGGAGGTCCTTAAAGGGATCGCAGCTGAACTCTTGTTTCAGACGAGAGGATGTGTGAGGGGCTGTTTAAAGGTTTAGGATAAGTGAGGATTTCGCTGCAACTCCAGCAAAGCTTCTCCAGAATTCTAATAAGGAGTTTTCCTCTAAACTTGGGCAAAACAGTAAGGAAACTGAATCCTTTGTATGctttgctgatgaaggaaagtAGAAGTGGTGATaagaaataaaatgtgatgaaTTGCAACGGCAGACTGACACCAGTCCTGCATGTGTTGAGGGAGGTTTCATTTATAAGATCTTGTATAATCATTTGTTAGCTCCACATTGCAGATATGCAACACCCCACGGGTCAATATCCAGTTTTTACTCAGTCGAGGTGGAAGAAGGGAATGTTGCAGTTCATCAAATGACCAGCAGGGGCTCCGGGATGGTTCAACCTGGAAGGGTGACAGAGTTGTGTTTGCGTTTTCTCTTCCAGTTCATGGTCTACTCCGTCTACCATGCCATCTCCAGTGTTGTTTACTTAGCCTGCGCCGCCGTCGTGATCGTCCGCCACTTCAGAAACCAGCGGCAGGGAGGAGGCGGGGCCACGGAGCTCAGCCCCGTGGCCGGAAACTCGGAGGCAGAACCTTTGTCTAACGGGAAAAGTGCCAAGGCTTAAAGACTGTGAGCGTCTCATCAACGTCTACCGGCGTCACAACGCCAGTTTATGCCAATAATTCACAGCTTGACGTGCGTGTGGCGGCATCTTTGAGCCTAATAATCATAGAAGTGCCTCATTTGCTGTGTGAAGCTCCTACACTTTATAAGCCTGCAGAAACATTTAGgaacaaatgtcttttttttattttatcatatCATTTATCATGACTAGAGGA encodes:
- the slc19a1 gene encoding LOW QUALITY PROTEIN: reduced folate transporter (The sequence of the model RefSeq protein was modified relative to this genomic sequence to represent the inferred CDS: inserted 1 base in 1 codon; deleted 1 base in 1 codon), which produces MTADDTVGSGDRSEGETEVAPNVPSSEDAERSEDRDTEMAASASNGQSPCDDPPENAADDRQWKWSVIFLCFYGFMTSIRPGESFITPNLLSSEKNFTRQQVTNEITPVLTYSYMVVLVPAFLLTDFLRYKPVLVVQGISQVVIWIILLLGTTLFQMQLMEFFYGITMACRVAYSSYIFSLVSPVLYQRVASYSRSSVLFGVFTSSVLGQLCMSLGXITYYTLSTISLGFVGFGLLLSFCLPWPKRSLYFNRTKNQEQKEPAPAANKSELDQMNPKDGGPPAASRWKDSLFVQMLLEVKNVLRRPNLRLWCLWWVFNSTGYYLVLFYVHILWSKISSATGNKNVYNGGVEAASTLLSAIISFIAGFVKIRWNLWSELVIGVITGAQAGLLLLMVSTENIWVCYVSYVLFRGVYQFLVPVATFQIASSLTKELCALVFGINTFLGTLLKSIISLIISDKRGLGLDVQAQFMVYSVYHAISSVVYLACAAVVIVRHFRNQRQGGGGATELSPVAGNSEAEPLSNGKSAKA